The genome window TACCCTACACAAAGAAACCCAACGGTGTCCTGACTCATCTTAGAACAGGCTAGCGGCGATAAATGGATTCATTTGTTTATGCCGATTGAAAATGTGCGCTAAGTCGAAACACCAGTTAAACCACCAACCAGGCAGTTACCAAAGATGCCGTAGGTGCATCGCAATGCGCTTGTTAATGAAtgtgggctttttttttgtcacgtgAGCTTCCTCGTTCCTTCACGAAAGCAAAAAACTTCTATTCCGTGTTTGAGTACGTTTATCTGTTCATATGTGTTGTGCTGGCGGTACTCAGCGGTTCTAATATTAGGCATTTCCCCAGGTATACGTCCGGTGACGTACGACTGTGGGACACGCTTCACTGGGACTCGGGTGCTTGGAATCTGCAGCCTGCTCACAGCATCAGAGACGAGACACCACCGCCATACGTTAGTCTGGTACGAGTCACCGATGCTGTGGCCTGCGCCGCTTATGAGAACGGTGAGAGGGTCGAGAGTTTTTGTTTAGCCAGTCCATTTTGTTTATCATGACCGTGCCTGTCTAAAATACGTCTGAATGCTTAGGATGCGTGGATGTTTGGAGCACTGAATCTGGCGTAGAGCCCATCCATCACTATGAGCACCTGCAGCAGGTGTGTGCCCTCGATCTGAGCGCCGATGCTCCGGTCGTGGCCTCTGCGGCTGGCTCGGAGGTGCGAGTGGACACTCCGGACGCTCGGGGCTACTGGAGGACCGTGTGTCTCACCCAGTTGGCTAAACCTGTAAGTGAATATGTAGAACGAAACCAATCCAAACCAGGTGTCTGACACCAcgttctgtgttttattcctcctttACGACAGCTATTtgccaagtaaataaataaacaatgaccCATTGTGCATTTTATCCGTttgtagttgcatttaatgttgtagaatgtcTGCAGAAAACAGGTTATTTCCTGTTACCACTGGAAGAGCTTCTAGGGTAACCAGAGGTCacgaaaatgtttatttatctggATGTTTAGGTGGAAGGGGTGTTGGTGGTCCCAGGAAAGCGGGAGAGTCCACTGGTTTCAGCCTGGGCTGGCGAGTGTGTGTATCTGCTGGGTCCaaatgagagagaggaagaccatgaggaggaggaaggagcCAGAGTGCTTCACTCCGTGTACGGCCAGCCCGTCACCTGCCTGGATGTGAGCGCATGCCGAGCTGCCGTGGGGGTGAAGAGCTGCGGCTGGGGCATGAACGATGGCGGGAACAAGGTCAGCGGGCAAACGTATACTCCTGTGAGACTTGTATGTGTAATGCTTATGGATGATTTACTCAGAGAGTTACATTGAAAAGTCACAGACCCGAGCGGCCATGTTGCGTCATTTGCTGAACCTGGGGTTAAGGAGACCTTCCTGACTTTCTGAGTAGATATTCTGAATTGAAGGGgctttccttttgttttgttttttttccagtcggAGATCAGAAATCGCACGTTACGGGCTTCAGTCGAAAGCAGCGTGCACTtttgttgctaagcaacatgaCGGTCAAGCCAACATTCCAATTGCAACAATTCAGCAATTTAACATGCCGTCAAAgcataaaaggaaagaaattcAAGCAAAAGAAATACTGTCACAGCTTGTTTGACctaatttgtattattattattattattattacaattatccCTCTATTCATGGCCTTGTAATAATCTTTGTGCTATGCATTTTGGTAATTAACCTTTGTTACATGACATTTCTTGATatgatgtgtgtatatgcgCTCCCAGAGCACACGTGTTATGAACAGGTGTGGTACATTTGGGGGTCCTTTCAGAAATAGATCCTCTCCTTTAGGACCACTTTCCTAATTAGTACAAACCCTGGGTCCCAAAGTTTCACCTGTGAgacttctgtttgtttttagtcTTGACAGTACTGAGAGACAAAGCTTTATTTGTCTAGTCTATAACTGAGACACGTTAGAGACTGATATGTTACATTACCAGAAAACCCCGGGGGACTTATTAGAGTTTAAGcaatgtgaaaagaaaaaaaaaaacccttaacaaTACTTTGGCCCAATGTGTATACCTTTTAACATAAACTATTTATGTCGCTAGAGACTTCACCAAGaaagctgttttttaaaaaagaaaacctgttcGGTCTTAAGAGATCCTCACCTGAGCTCAGGACCAGCCCTCAGAGGAACGAATGGTAGATGGAGTAACGTGTAAAGCAGGGTGACTGTTGATAGTAATTAGATGAGTGCATGATGGATGTGTGCAGATGGTGTCCCTCTGTCTTAGACAATAGCTTGGCTCTGCTTCCCCGCTGACATCACCACCATTTAAACACTCTCATTAGCGAGCCAGGCTTCAAAACCACGGAGAAGCAAACCCCGAATCTTTGAGTGACAGAACAATTTCTCAAAACCCTGTTCCAGTTAAATGATGTCAGGGGAGGAATATGTCACCCTCTAACAGCTTTTTGCTCAGAGAAGCAGAACGATGAATAATTTTTAGTGTGGTCTTTACCTAGGTTGTTTTCTGTGAAGGATTGCTGGAATCCTGCCTCAATTCTAGTATAATtagggctgtgtgtgtatgtgtatatatatatatatatatatatatatatatatatatatatatatatatatatatatatatatatatatatatatatatatttttttttcaaaattgcttTTTTTACTTCAATTTGTGAAGaattatcttattattatttttaatgctgTAGATTGTGAAGTAGAACTACATTAGACGTTTGATTAAACCAAAGGCGTAACTTGGTCAAAATACCATTCAACCATACTAACCTGGGCCTGTCATTCAGGTAGTCAGCAAGACGAGGGGAACCacctgttctccccgtgcttcgggggtttcctcgggtactccggtttcctccaccagtccaaagacatgcattgtaggttgattggcatttccaaattgtccgtagtgtgtgaatgtgtgtgccctgcgatgggttggcaccccatccagggtgtcccctgccttgtgccccgagttccctgggatcggCTTCAGGCtctcccgtgaccctgtgtgtaggataagtggtatggaaaatggatggatggatggggtacACAAGGGCTGGTAGGTGTGTGAGACAATAAAAAGAAAGGTGTATAGAGAAATACTGTCATATAGCACCTTTTGTGACTTTGTTGAAGCTCTTGGCATACATATGCACATGCACATAAAACTATCTAGGTGATTCTCCCGACTCCTGCCGGTTAGGAGGGGTGAAATTGAGTAATCTTTGTTATTGATGTGACTTCAGTGCAGGATAAACTCTGAAGTGAACAAAATCATCTTAACAACCGGTTGAGAGTTCTGTCTGAACCCCTTAAAATACAGCGGGCAGCACTTCACACTGTAGAAATTGCACACAGTGCTCAAAACAACAAGTTTCCCAGAGCCAAAAAACAGATCACTTTTGAGTGAACTCCATCACCCTGCCTGAACCCCACTGAGCTGCAAAGATGAAAAACTTGAAGCTACTGAAACTAGCAACTGACAATGGGTGCATTACAGGTTTGGTATATTTTCAATGAAATTCAGGCTCCTATAGTAATTAACTGCTGTATACCTCTTCCAGAGTCGTCCTTGCTTCTAACACATGCACAAGTCGATGATCTTGTAGACATGCGGTACTTCCGATTAACTTAACATTGGGCTCCTTACTGATATCGCAAGGCTACACTAGTAGTTTAATTTGTCTACCTAGGGTCTCTGGAAATGGGGACACCATAGACCTCAAAGATCCGCTTTTATGTGCTAGAGTACAGAGCTGAACCAGACAGACTAAGTCTCCATCCAGGTACTTACAGGAGGCTTTGTATTTGCCTGCCTTTAACTTTCTGGGTCTTGCCAGTGAGTTCTCTGCTGGACCACATCTACTAAGCCTGCTCATTAACTGTTGAGTTAAATCAAATGTCCTGTCGTAGGGAGATCACCAGACTGCTGTGGACTACAGCCCTCTGGGACTGGAATTGGGAAATCCTGCCCTGGTCCTTTGCTTGGCCAGTTGCTTGGCACATTGCTTGGCCCCCATGTCTGGCCCCATCACCTGGAACCATATTCCATGATTGGTGACCTGGCCTTTTTCCTGGGCCATGGTCTAGCCCATTGCCTGGCAAATCACCAGGCCCCTTCATCTGGCTCTTCTGCTTGGCCTTTCACCTGGCCTGTTTCCTGGCTGGTCCCCTGGCCCAACACCTGGCCTATTCACTGACCCAAAACCTGGACCTTTGCCTGGCTGATCACCTGGCCAATTCCCTGCCCGATCACCTGGTCCATTGCCTCGCCCAGTGGTCTTTGATCTTATCTACTCTTAAGGGCTGGTGTGGCTGTGGGTTTTCATTCAGAAAACAGAAGCCATGACTAATAGACAATTGAATTTCAAGCTCACCTGACTAAACACGTAGAATCAGCTGCGGGTCCTGTTTGGCTGAAATAAAAACCTGTAGCCACCCTGGTCCTTCGCATATAAAATTGAAGACCCTTCTGTTAAGTAATGAATTCCCCTTTAAACAGCAATAGTCCATGGAAAGATTGACAGGACTGCATCATCTTTACATTCCTATCTGGATCAAATCCCTGTAAGGTCCCTTCTGGCCTGGCAATAGACGTTTAAAATTGAAGTTTAAAAACTGAACACATCGTTTCATCCAGAGTCTATCAGTCATATGTGATGTTGACAGGCTTTTTATCCTACACAGCGTTCAGCACATCTACTGACTTTGTTAATTTAGCAGAAATCTTAGCTCTGTACCAAGGACCAGTGCGAACGACTTGCGGTACGTGAGAATTCCTCCAATGttgttttggtaaaaaaaaacaaggacatGACTATATGTCTCCCTCAAAAGGAAGAACGGGAGGTTCAGGAAGCAATCTTTCAGAGCGTCTGGAATAAAACTGTTCAGAGTCTAGATTACAAACTATTAAAACGAATACTTTCATGCAGCGAAAGTTCACAGCTCACCGACGCTACAACACGTTTAAGTTACCATCAGACGTCGTTAGACTTGTTTCTGTTCCTGATCCTTGACATCCCTCCATTTGGCCAATTCATGATCAGCACCTTTTCTGCCTGCATGTCATTGTCATGTCTGCCATCGCCGTCACGTGTTGACGGGGTTTTCATACCGCGCGAGGGGAAGTTAGAGTTGCCAGCACACACACTGGCAAATTTGAGGTGTTTCTGTGTTCCTTAACGAGCAGGCATACGACTCATTAAAACTTGTTAATGAAAGGAAGGAGGCGTCCAGAGTTCACTCCGTTGTTGGTGAAAAAATTCACACTTCCCAAAGCGTCTTTGCTTTAGTGTTGTCACAGTGGTAAAAGAGTATGCCTTGATAACGAAACCGGTACTCAAATGTTAGCGTGGTATTGAGAAGTAATAATGGCCGACGATCGAAAGTGCACAATAAAGTACAGGTAAAGTACTCGGTCAGATTGATTCATTAATCAAATACTGTTTAAATAACGTaatgagtaataaataaaatgacaggatgtactgttctaggaaaataaggATAaagatggggtggtgtgatggtcTTGATACAAAGCAGGGGGTTGCTTTTTCCTCCCTGAAGTTAATTACTTTCTACAAcaacacatcctgaagtgttttatcccTAATATTCTTCCAGGCACTTTGTCCTCAACGTTAAGTCTTTGACAGTCGTACGGGGAATTGCCGAGACATTCATATCGACAGATTCCTAGCAGCTAAAGCCGACTTGCAACCGTcgaacaatttaaaaaaaacattttagcgCTAAAGTTGTCACATGTACATGACACACGTTGCGCATGTCTGGCCTTCAAAACCACGGGTGATCCCATCTCCAGTAGTTAGAAGGCGCAATAGGACGATGGCATGTTGAGCACGACGTCACAAGCCTACTCCATGTCGGTTCGGCCGGTTAAACGCGGAGAAATTCTTCTTCCTGGTACAGGATTTCATGTTAGCGTGTTAGCGGTTGAGGAAAACATTGACTAGTGTGAAAGCAGCCTAACGTTGGTATTCTGTCAAACTTATAACGGCGACATTTTCAAATGTGCCGACACGGTGTAATCGTAGCGTTGATGTTTTATGAAATGCGAAGAAAACACGAgtcaccgaaggggaaaggacacatTTGCCTCTGGTAGTGATTAcgtttactctttttttttttttgtttgtttaaaaaaaaaagtaaaaacggCAGTAAAACCCAGGaacatgtgactgtgctcaCACTTTTTGAAAATTTGCCTTGCCGTGTTCTTCCCGTTGCTCggtgttgtttttttcgtttgtttgttttttcgtcagtactattctgttttgttctttgtttttctctccgCACGcaaggattttcttgttagtcATGTTGGCACGCCTTCGCGTTCATGATGCAGTAataacatcattattattattattattatcattattattataaaacacacCCTCTCGGGATGATGCGTGATTACGTGTCCACGGGATGACTATAATAGCGGCTAATTTGATAGCCcttgatacttttttttatcaaccTCTTGCTCGCATCTCACTGTACAGTACGTTAATGacttatttatctatctatttatttatttattttcttctggtGCGATATCAGATTTGTTTTTCAACTGGACTGCAGGTTCTGGGTGTGAGTGTCTGTGAACCATGTTGTGTGTCTGGAACACttacacatgaagccagccacacacacacacacacacacacacacacacacacgcacatgctcCACGCACCCAGCTCACGCTGGCATACCCAGAGGCGCCACTTTCACATTTAGCAGACAGTCTGTCTGGCAAAAACGCAGCACCGTATTGCACCATTAGGTGCTGAAATTGAGAGATATACAGGAGCTTATTAGACTtgcattcattattattattattattattattttttttttaaataaggagGCATCAAAGTACAATCAGATCATTTGTTATCCATTTAAGAGGCGtaagtagtgtataaaacattcACCGAATCCACAGTGAAGCAGTCTCTCTGAACACATGGAAATGAATTTATTGCAGCCGTTCTTTGGTATATCTTAATAAAATTAACGCATGACAATACCAGCATTGTCTCTGTGTCTATTTAATACTCGGCTACAACGGAATACTCGAGTCTCCCATCTAGGATCAACAAGAAGGCACATGACACACGAGCCTAATCCACATTGAAGCAGTATCTCTAAACACTTGAGCATGAATTAATTCCAGCATGTCTCGGTGCCTCTTGGTATAATTGTAaacgtaaaaaaataatatgcaTGACAATACAGTCGTCATGTGCGTCTATTTCGTGAAACATCCGAGTCTCCGTCAATCGAGGGCACGTTTATTTACGCCGTTGTCCGTGTTAGCGAAAACGACCCGCTTCTCTTCTCTACTCTTCTGCAGAACAAAGAAACCCGAgtccgtttttattttttcctttcctcAAACCCATTCTCTTGTCATGTTTCGCATCTTGCTGAGGTTTTGGCTCGCTGGAGGGCAGCGCTCAATTAAGAGTGTCTGGCCCGTCCTGGTGCCACTAAACATCTGGCACCTTCACAAACCTTACATCATGCCGCTCTCTCTCCGCTTGCCTCGCTTTTGTATGATTTCTTTATCTTTCGTCGGTTCAATTATTCATGTCCAATTTGGCTGttctccttccttttttttttttttttctttccctgcGCCTTTGCAGTGTTTTGCTGATAGCTGCAACCACCAATATGCCAATTGTGGAGCAGCCATGTTGCCAGCTAGTTGGAGCTCTTTTTCATCCAGCTGTCAGCATCGGATTTGTTTTTATCCAACAATTTCTTTTGCGGCAAAAACGTTTTTTGGAAAGTCGTTTCCGGGTGATTCGTTCCCGAAGCCAGTTCGCACTGCGGCAGCAGTAATGAGTGTGGAGGAATAATAACTGCTTGTACACATTTTAGTGGAAAACAGTGGTACTTAATAATCTGAATCTCTTCGAGCGTAGACTGCAGCATTTTAAATCGAGTTAAAGCCGTAATCACCAACCCTGCTTACAGAGATATGGTCGATTTACTCCGTGTCGGATTAGGATTAGGACTGGGAATGTTGAATTACGACAGGAAATGAGCTTTAGAGAGCTAGGGAGAGCGTAGAGCGCTCCAGGTACGTTGTTGGTGATTACTGTcctgtaaggagtctccagtgtcagtgtttttgtaATTGTCAGATTTAAAGCTGATCCTAGGGACAAATTATgcgtttaaaaaaagttttttttttttttaagtttgttaatgtcaagagaaagtgagggaaCGATTCTTTACATGCTTTAAAGGAATTCTGTACgtgatataaataatatataacataaacGTCACGAGGATCACATCAAAGATGAGCCGCGTGTTCAGTAGAACACTGAAAAAAGAGCCTTGTCGTATAGTGCCATCATTTTGTATTTAACCAcgcagataaaaaaaaaaacaaaacgatcTCAGCCGATAAGATTCGAAAGAGAGCCGGTTAATTATTTTCGACTGCGTTCGTTTaagtagaaataaaaataaaggaaaagtaaagtttttattttgctgtatAGCCCTCGACAGGGCAGAGATCTGTGTCGAGACGGACCAGTCGGTCGTCGGAGGTCTCTGGAGCTCGAACAGGTGCCGGAGTTGGAAAGCTGCCGTCGTCAGAGACTCTTTGTCTGATCACACCTTTCTCTCAtctgtttttgtctttcttcATCACTTATCTCTCGGTCCTCACCGTGCAGCGTCTTCCTCTGTCCGCAGGTTCGGGTGTACAGCCTGGAGACCGGCCAAGCGGAGCTGGTGTTGGGGAACTCGGCTGGAGACTTCACCTGCATCAGCCTGAGAGATGCCCCCCTGCATCTGCTGGTGTGTGGCAACAAAGACAGGCGGTACGTCACGTGCgcgcgcatgcacacacacacacacacacacacacacacacacacaatatctctCGTGCACTTTCTCACCCACACTTATGTTATCTCTCTGGCAGTCTGAAAGCCTCAAGTGACTGTAAGTGTCTCAACACGCTGGGATTAATAACCTCGCAGCAGCGTTCTCATTTACATACCGAGCTGCCGTGAAGTCTTTTATCGGCGGTAATGGATAAGACTATTATATGTACACGTATTAGCATAACTCGAGTCCGGTAGGGCAGGATGGATTCTTTTGTGTTCCTAACACTGGAGTCTTACCAAAGCAGGCAACAGCACAAAAGCATTTCCATGTCTAACAGGGTTTCTAAATGTCTAtaagtttaatttattattattattattattattattgttaataataataatagtaataataataaagtagtaTTCAAATTtgaatgtaattatttttggATGTAATGAGTtgaatgtataataataataataataataataataataataataataataatgatacactgccacaaacaaaacattgcGTAGACTATGAAAGCTAAAAAGAAGAGATTAAGTATATAGATTTCATTCATTTACCCATCATGCATTTTTGCTGCTCATATTGATATTTTGTTGCTTTTATATTTTTGCTGCTtcttaaaaaagaaatatttccaGGTTATAAAATATTGCCAGAAAATTTGGCTTCTTTCCAGAAATAAATGCGTAAAATGAGCAAAACTatatttgattaattttattttattaccacCTGCTCtaatctttttatatatatatatatatatatatatatatatatatatatatatatatatatatatatatatatatatatatatatatatataattcaataAATTGACTGAGTATTTGAACATGGAAAATTCTGAAAGTCgtaatatttaataatggaAATTAGCAACAAACATatataaattgtttattattgcGTAACTTTTCattctattaattaattattattaaactattaatgatctttttttttacttcttttacTTGTATGAGTACAACAGGTATTCTAtattaatgtgtatttttttttatgtgtatatgtgattttAATACTATGCAGTTCATTcccccccccagccccccccgcccccccccagTATCGTCGTGAAGCCCAAGCCTCCATCTTGTCGTTGtccatttatctatttataatttttttatttcttttttttgctaacCTTTTGAAACCGCTGTGTAAAAAGGATTTGAAAGGCTCAGACACTTATCGTCAAGGAGGCTGAAAACTCTGCAGATAAAAGCATGGAGTTATTATCCGAGTCTCATCACCTCAAGGAGATTGATTAAGCAGACAAAGAACTGCTtctggagcagagagacagTGTATCCGTCGTGAATTCTtcacagcaacaaaaaaacgtGCCCCTAAACACATCTGGAACCTGTTTCTCAGAGTACGAGATGCTGTGCCAAGTAAAGAGGCTTTCAGTCGCACTCGTGCCTGGACAGCAGGAGCACTATTTGGCAAGTAAAGAAAAGCTTGGCGGGCCTTTGTAGATCGACTCCTGCTGCGTTTTCGCTCCGGCGCTAAGTACACAGCCAAGGGTTGAGGGCCTCATGTTGCGGGGTCCAGCTGTGGCCCCTTTTAATCATCGCCGCATCCTTAGAGCGCTCTCTCGATCCGCACATCTGCaataagaagagagagagagcgagagagagagagagagagagagagtggaagaGGCTCTTACcttttgtctgtctctgtgaTGGAGCAGCTCAACAAAATGATCTGTGTGAGTGCCAGAGATAGACCGTCTCCGTCCAAACCCCCAGAGCGGAAAAGGAGGAAATTGAGGTCTGGGTGGCCATTAGAGTGGCCAaaggccaggccctgatgcatgCATTCAACCCTCTTACCAATTAATtcgatcgagagagagagagagacagacaaagagagagagagacagaatgagctGGAACTAGGGACGGGTGATATGACAATGTGATATTTTGACGTTACGATCAATCTCCACtgtaatatttctgtaaaatataCTAACTCCATTGTCAGGAATATTTTTGTGACTTAAAAATTCAGAAATTCTGTCAGTTTGACTTCTGTTAATCTTCAGAGCGATAATATTTGTTCCCTCAAAGCCATTCCCAAGCGATacaatattactattattattattattattattattattattaatcatcatcatacactttatttatatttagcaCCTTTCTTATATTTAAATGCTGCTCCCCAGcgcatggagaaaaaaaagcagtaaatagagaaaatgaaactaaaataaaaactgtaatagaagttcaaaaataaagaagtgaAATTGattaaatagtaataatgaaTTGGggaaacttttttattattttttttttaaaatacaaattcaaaataaataacgattactaataaaatatacatttgaatatgcgtatgaataaaatatgactCTGAATTTTgaggcagagggagagagagagagaaaagataaaTAACCGAAGCTTCGTCCTTTCTTCACAGGACCGGTATAATATGATGTGATTGAACATTAGGAACAAACTGTCCACGGTGTTTAAGTCTGTGGCGTTTCTCTCCAGAGTCGCTGGCACAGGACCTGTTGGAAACCCATGTTTCTGATTTATTGGAGGAAACGTGTTCCTCGACAGCTCACTGAAATCATCTCGCGTTCCAGCATGAGATTAATGAAAGTTCGGAACTGCCAGGGACTGTATTTCCCTCACTCGCGAGAGCGAGACGAAGAGCGTCTCGATGCAATTAAACTCCACAAAGACGTGTCCACACAACGTCTTCTACGTGAGATCATACTTCGACGTATATCAAAAGCTCAGCGTCTCTAAAACGGGGACGAAGCGTTCACTCGTCTGAGCGTAATTAGATTTCGGTGATTAGGAGCGTCTCCACGTGCGGTTATCTCTTGGCTGCTTTCGGTACCATTAAGCAACAGTGGGCACAGATGGTTTCCAAATCCTTTGTGCCTCTTTCTTGGTCACTTATTATGTTTGCTTTGGCTGGCAGCCAATAATTCAATCTTCACAAAGACACTTTGAAGGTTTGGAAATGAAGAGTGGGGTGACCTGCTGAACTGTTTTCGTAATTAATTGAAAGTCTCCACGGTAATCGAGACGCATCCGTCTTTGTGTTCtgttcacgttttttttttttttcccctcttgctCAGGGTGCGAGTGTTTGACCTGCGTTCCGGCTCCTCGGTGGTATCGTTGTACGCCCATCACATGGGCGTGACCGCGGTGCGGGCGGACGACTGGAAGATCGTGAGCGGCGGCGGCGAGGGATTGGTCTGCGTGTGGGAAATGAGGATGGGGGCGAAACTCTGGGAGATGCACAACAGGTGAGAGAAACGGAGAATTCGATTTACTCCAAGTAGCCAATTTAATCTCGGTTGTATAATATCTCATTTTCACTGTTGTgtattatttggttttattctgctTTCTATTTGACTTTTTCTTACTCAGTTCAGCACTATTCAGCGTcgctgtgttaaatgtgctatataaataaaattaacttaGTTACTTGCTTACTAATCAGAAGCCTGTAAGCAgaactgtaatgtgtgtgtgtgtgtgtgtgcgtgcgtgcgcacGCGTAGGCACCCGGTCCGTCACATACGGTTTAACAGCAGCACCCTGGTGACGGCCAACATCCCCGATGAAAAGAACCCACGTGGAGCGTGCATCACTGACGATGACCTCACTGCTCACCGCAGGTAACACAGCGCGAGTTCCAATAACACACAGTAAACAATAagcagcacacactctcatcatGGGTTACTGCTTTGGTGcacagacttttatttatttatttaaagttacgAGGCTAACTGAGTTCTATCTCAagcaaata of Ictalurus punctatus breed USDA103 chromosome 22, Coco_2.0, whole genome shotgun sequence contains these proteins:
- the fbxw8 gene encoding F-box/WD repeat-containing protein 8 isoform X2 gives rise to the protein MVHKAGYTLDGANPSQGTITHTFTHSPRHYGHFGHANQPTMQVFGLGEETGVTGGNPHSTERTCKLRTHREVAGIEPPTLQNEANEIPFFDIELPYELALKIFQFLNKADLGRCAQVSKSWRVLAEDEVLWYRLFLEEGYHRGASVSDSPCWKSTLRDCFNTEKTVKYNWKNRVGSVSHLQYELGKVLCDVSSCDRLVIAGYTSGDVRLWDTLHWDSGAWNLQPAHSIRDETPPPYVSLVRVTDAVACAAYENGCVDVWSTESGVEPIHHYEHLQQVCALDLSADAPVVASAAGSEVRVDTPDARGYWRTVCLTQLAKPVEGVLVVPGKRESPLVSAWAGECVYLLGPNEREEDHEEEEGARVLHSVYGQPVTCLDVSACRAAVGVKSCGWGMNDGGNKVRVYSLETGQAELVLGNSAGDFTCISLRDAPLHLLVCGNKDRRVRVFDLRSGSSVVSLYAHHMGVTAVRADDWKIVSGGGEGLVCVWEMRMGAKLWEMHNRHPVRHIRFNSSTLVTANIPDEKNPRGACITDDDLTAHRRHRGVICYYDFSVDLSSQDHVLPICRSDYTETSGYNYNIGLAVPYDALADPRRSGL
- the fbxw8 gene encoding F-box/WD repeat-containing protein 8 isoform X1 → MEDEDELSDFRKRWKHELEKKTRLKDDSDVGYFGHYSKADGINEQRSGHAGESGKKPRDVEGSKGLQEGCKDQPQYVSIAEGLLDGRSSPLLARMEEERMRRKRRCERGEQQQQQQLLLAPPRTQRRTQLTLIDQFIHDLNEANEIPFFDIELPYELALKIFQFLNKADLGRCAQVSKSWRVLAEDEVLWYRLFLEEGYHRGASVSDSPCWKSTLRDCFNTEKTVKYNWKNRVGSVSHLQYELGKVLCDVSSCDRLVIAGYTSGDVRLWDTLHWDSGAWNLQPAHSIRDETPPPYVSLVRVTDAVACAAYENGCVDVWSTESGVEPIHHYEHLQQVCALDLSADAPVVASAAGSEVRVDTPDARGYWRTVCLTQLAKPVEGVLVVPGKRESPLVSAWAGECVYLLGPNEREEDHEEEEGARVLHSVYGQPVTCLDVSACRAAVGVKSCGWGMNDGGNKVRVYSLETGQAELVLGNSAGDFTCISLRDAPLHLLVCGNKDRRVRVFDLRSGSSVVSLYAHHMGVTAVRADDWKIVSGGGEGLVCVWEMRMGAKLWEMHNRHPVRHIRFNSSTLVTANIPDEKNPRGACITDDDLTAHRRHRGVICYYDFSVDLSSQDHVLPICRSDYTETSGYNYNIGLAVPYDALADPRRSGL